A stretch of the Perca flavescens isolate YP-PL-M2 chromosome 3, PFLA_1.0, whole genome shotgun sequence genome encodes the following:
- the LOC114552131 gene encoding olfactory receptor 52B2-like — MENESFGFRSELTLDPFVIPPGGKYPIFFLGLAIYCFAIFCNLILLTLIILKRNLHKPMYFILFSLPLNDLIGITAMLPKVISDIVTETNKVYYPLCVLQAFLLHMYGGGVLFILAAMSFDRYAAICMPLRYSSVMTPRFVICIISLVWGLDFVLIVSLFSLQTRLPRCNSLIMNVFCDNPSLLKLTCENTTVNNIIGLFNTAVIQSVSVSIQAFSYVKILITCVFTRRSEAKTKAVNTCVAQLLILIIFEIVGTFTILSHRFKNVSADLQKIMGMLIFIVPPLLNPIVYGLYTSEIRNTLLSVLKNRVSI; from the coding sequence ATGGAGAACGAATCTTTTGGGTTCAGGTCTGAGTTAACCCTCGACCCATTTGTTATTCCACCTGGAGGAAAGTATCCCATATTTTTTCTTGGTCTTGCGATTTAttgttttgccattttttgCAACCTGATCTTGTTGACTTTGATCATTCTGAAAAGGAACCTTCACAAACCCATGTATTTCATCCTGTTTAGTCTTCCCCTCAATGATCTGATAGGCATAACTGCAATGCTACCAAAGGTTATTTCAGACATtgttacagaaacaaataagGTATACTATCCTCTCTGTGTTTTGCAAGCATTTTTGCTCCACATGTATGGCGGTGGAGTTTTGTTTATACTTGCAGCAATGTCTTTTGATCGTTATGCTGCCATTTGCATGCCATTACGCTACAGCTCTGTTATGACCCCCAGATTTGTTATTTGCATTATCTCTCTAGTTTGGGGTCTTGACTTTGTCTTGATTGTATCATTGTTCTCTTTACAGACAAGGCTTCCCAGGTGCAATTCTCTGATTATGAATGTATTCTGTGATAACCCATCTCTACTGAAGCTCACATGTGAAAACACAACAGTCAATAATATCATAGGATTATTTAACACAGCTGTAATACAATCTGTAAGTGTGTCTATTCAGGCTTTTTCCTATGTGAAGATTCTGATCACATGTGTGTTTACAAGGAGGTCTGAAGCAAAGACGAAAGCTGTCAATACGTGTGTTGCCCAGTTGCTTATTTTAATCATATttgaaattgtgggaactttCACAATTTTATCTCATAGGTTCAAAAATGTGTCAGCTGACTTGCAAAAGATAATGGGCATGCTAATATTTATTGTACCTCCACTTCTGAATCCAATTGTATATGGGCTGTATACAAGTGAAATACGAAACACTCTTCTGAGTGTCTTAAAAAATAGAGTATCCATCTAA